In a genomic window of Marinitoga litoralis:
- the murI gene encoding glutamate racemase, giving the protein MKIGFFDSGIGGLTVLKKVVNTFKGHHYFYFGDTLNVPYGSKPIEKIINILKELFHFYEENGIDIVVAACNTSDSLILRNYIDIRKYNFNYISILENAVSQINERDKVLLLATENTVRTGTYRELLVSKKATVNEIACPLFVPLIEEGIWHGPIAESIVNFYLKNQKSYDKIILGCTHYPILDKHIKKVVKGNIIDPADGIVETLKNYISIKNDNPKIDFYVSGNINKFIHNTERILGKNTFDISYKNLVLGESGVIPW; this is encoded by the coding sequence ATGAAAATAGGTTTTTTCGATTCCGGAATAGGCGGTTTAACCGTTTTAAAAAAGGTGGTCAATACCTTTAAAGGCCACCATTATTTCTATTTTGGAGATACTTTGAACGTGCCATATGGATCTAAACCAATAGAAAAAATTATTAATATATTAAAAGAATTATTCCATTTCTATGAAGAAAATGGGATAGATATTGTTGTAGCTGCTTGCAATACCTCTGATTCTCTTATTCTTAGAAATTATATTGATATTAGAAAATATAATTTTAATTATATAAGTATTTTAGAAAATGCAGTTTCTCAAATAAATGAGAGAGATAAAGTGCTACTTCTTGCTACTGAAAACACAGTAAGAACAGGTACATATAGAGAATTATTAGTTTCAAAAAAAGCTACTGTAAATGAAATTGCATGTCCATTATTCGTACCTTTAATTGAAGAAGGAATTTGGCATGGCCCTATTGCAGAGTCCATAGTAAATTTTTATTTAAAAAATCAAAAATCATATGATAAAATTATTTTGGGTTGTACTCATTACCCAATTTTAGATAAACATATAAAAAAGGTTGTTAAAGGAAATATTATTGATCCTGCTGATGGAATAGTAGAAACGCTTAAAAATTATATTTCTATAAAAAATGATAATCCTAAAATTGACTTTTATGTTTCTGGAAACATAAATAAATTTATACATAATACAGAAAGAATATTAGGAAAAAACACTTTTGATATTTCATATAAAAACCTTGTTTTAGGAGAAAGTGGTGTGATTCCATGGTAG